A single Lolium perenne isolate Kyuss_39 chromosome 6, Kyuss_2.0, whole genome shotgun sequence DNA region contains:
- the LOC139832424 gene encoding protein MAIN-LIKE 1-like yields the protein MSEKKQIFGPLRLRCHEASSLQKMPYDERYTEYIEPLGLLPFIHMAPGEIINKRGVKLRVSAGATFTWISQNFKTCPERASRDVIKLYARVYVWYVITRTLFPDCSGNTAQWHWLKALAKMETKWSWGSAALAFLYRQLDEACCRIGKDACIGGPLLLLSIWSWERFPDGRPRVLDYKNYNDHGNQLRRPTWAYHWDIVSQFSGDPVAAYQT from the exons ATGTCCGAGAAGAAGCAG ATCTTTGGACCCCTCAGACTTAGGTGTCACGAGGCCTCGTCCTTACAGAAGATGCCATACGATGAGCGATACACGGAGTACATCGAGCCGCTAGGTCTACTTCCattcatccatatg GCTCCTGGTGAGATTATAAACAAGAGGGGTGTGAAATTAAGGGTCTCCGCTGGGGCTACTTTCACTTGGATCTCACAGAACTTCAAGACATGCCCGGAGAGAGCCAGCCGTGATGTGATTAAGCTATACGCACGTGTGTATGTGTGGTATGTTATCACCAGAACTCTATTTCCTGACTGCAGTGGGAATACCGCTCAGTGGCACTGGTTGAAGGCGTTAGCCAAAATGGAGACTAAATGGAGTTGGGGTTCGGCGGCATTGGCCTTCTTGTACCGCCAG ttggacgaagcttgttgCAGGATCGGTAAGGATGCTTGCATTGGTGGTCCGTTGCTTCTTCTATCAATTTGGAGCTGGGAGCGCTTCCCTGACGGAAGGCCTCGTGTTCTCGATTACAAGAATTACAATGATCACGGCAACCAGTTGCGGCGACCCACTTGGGCTTATCATTGGGACATTGTCTCCCAGTTCAGTGGCGACCCAGTAGCGGCCTATCAGACCTAA
- the LOC127307643 gene encoding SPX domain-containing protein 1, producing MKFGKSLSNQIEETLPEWRDKFLSYKDLKKRLRLIADAGAVERRSKRQRVESGGSPPPMTPEEAGFVCLLEAELEKFNAFFMGKEEDYVIRQKELQGRVVRAAETGSAEELMRVGKEIVDFHGEMVLLVNYSALNYTGLVKILKKYDKRTGALIRLPFIQRVLQQPFFTTDLLHKLVKECEVMLDQLIPANGPSVPREDLEEESDSDEKPSEPISSLANSGGVLELDEIEDMRGMYMRSTVAALRALKEIRSGSSTVSVFSMPPLHGSNGQEEQER from the exons ATGAAGTTCGGTAAAAGCCTGAGCAACCAGATCGAGGAGACGCTGCCGGAGTGGCGCGACAAGTTCCTGTCCTACAAGGACCTCAAGAAGCGGCTCAGGCTCATCGCCGACGCTGGCGCCGTCGAGCGGCGGAGCAAGCGCCAGCGCGTCGAGAGCGGGGGCTCGCCGCCGCCGATGACGCCGGAGGAGGCCGGATTCGTCTGCCTCCTCGAGGCCGAGCTCGAGAAGTTCAACGCCTTCTTCATGGGGAAGGAGGAGGACTACGTCATCCGGCAGAAG GAGCTTCAGGGCCGTGTGGTTAGGGCGGCGGAGACGGGCTCCGCGGAGGAGCTGATGCGCGTGGGGAAGGAGATCGTCGATTTCCACGGCGAGATGGTGCTGCTCGTGAACTACAGCGCTCTCAACTACACCG GATTGGTTAAAATTCTCAAGAAATATGACAAGAGGACCGGTGCGCTGATCCGCCTCCCTTTCATCCAGAGGGTACTGCAGCAGCCCTTTTTCACCACTGACCTTCTTCACAAGCTTGTAAAGGAATGTGAGGTGATGTTGGACCAGCTCATACCGGCAAACGGACCTTCTGTACCAAGGGAAGACCTTGAAGAAGAGAGTGACAGCGACGAGAAGCCTTCAGAGCCcatctcatctttggccaatagcggTGGAGTCCTGGAGCTGGACGAGATCGAGGACATGAGGGGCATGTACATGAGGAGCACGGTGGCCGCGCTCCGGGCGCTGAAAGAGATCCGGAGTGGGAGCTCGACGGTGAGCGTGTTCTCCATGCCTCCTCTGCACGGCAGCAATGGGCAGGAGGAGCAGGAGAGGTGA